Proteins found in one Bacteroidales bacterium genomic segment:
- a CDS encoding F0F1 ATP synthase subunit A, with amino-acid sequence MRLSPDDTIFWQQGIFCINGTIVWTWAIMLVLVSISILITRKLRTDIHISRWQCILEMLVKGINKQIEEIGLKEPVKYIGFLGTLFLFIGTSNLCIIFPGYEPPTGSLSTTAALSLSVFFAVPFFGICRCGLLGYLKSYLHPNFIMLPFHIISEFSRTIALAVRLFGNIMSGSMIVAILLSIVPFIFPMVISILGLLTGMVQAYIFSILATVYIASGITVESKKKIKQNKKINNKEE; translated from the coding sequence ATGAGGCTTAGCCCCGACGATACTATTTTCTGGCAGCAAGGCATCTTCTGCATTAACGGTACTATTGTTTGGACATGGGCAATTATGTTGGTATTGGTAAGTATTTCCATACTCATCACACGAAAACTTCGTACAGATATTCATATTTCGCGTTGGCAATGTATACTTGAAATGCTGGTAAAAGGCATTAATAAACAAATTGAAGAAATAGGGTTAAAAGAACCTGTAAAATATATAGGATTCCTGGGCACCTTGTTTTTATTCATTGGTACGTCTAACCTGTGTATCATTTTTCCGGGTTATGAACCTCCCACGGGCTCTCTGTCAACAACAGCGGCACTCTCGTTAAGTGTGTTTTTTGCCGTACCCTTTTTCGGTATTTGCCGATGTGGTTTATTGGGTTATCTCAAATCTTATTTACATCCCAATTTCATTATGCTGCCTTTTCATATCATCAGTGAATTTTCACGTACCATAGCTTTAGCAGTAAGACTTTTCGGGAATATCATGAGTGGCAGTATGATCGTGGCCATACTTTTAAGTATAGTGCCTTTTATATTTCCAATGGTCATAAGTATACTCGGTTTGCTTACGGGAATGGTTCAGGCATATATCTTCAGCATTCTGGCAACAGTATACATTGCTTCGGGAATCACTGTCGAAAGCAAAAAGAAAATAAAACAAAATAAAAAAATAAATAATAAGGAGGAATAA
- a CDS encoding ATP synthase subunit I — protein sequence MVNEDLYMVAALFAGIIIGAIFFGGLWLTIKKGVTSKNPLLWVLGSFILRTGIALVGFYYISEGNWKKLLICLFGFILARLLSKRFLSNNVNKKVEVKDEA from the coding sequence ATGGTAAATGAAGATTTATATATGGTAGCTGCACTATTTGCAGGTATTATAATTGGCGCAATATTTTTTGGTGGCTTATGGCTTACCATAAAAAAAGGTGTAACATCAAAAAACCCGTTACTATGGGTGCTGGGAAGTTTTATTTTAAGAACAGGAATCGCCCTTGTTGGGTTTTATTATATATCGGAAGGAAACTGGAAAAAATTACTCATTTGTTTGTTCGGTTTTATTCTCGCACGATTACTGAGTAAACGATTTTTATCTAATAATGTAAACAAAAAAGTGGAGGTAAAAGATGAGGCTTAG
- a CDS encoding AtpZ/AtpI family protein: MKAVDIKGRDELSQKIAKKEKQKLKSLRQEKRSVWLGFGLFGIVGWSVVVPTLLGVASGVWLDKNYPQTFSWTISLLFVGLVLGCLLAWHWVDKENKKMHKNNGNGK, encoded by the coding sequence ATGAAAGCAGTGGATATAAAAGGTAGAGATGAGTTAAGCCAGAAGATTGCCAAGAAAGAAAAGCAAAAACTAAAATCGCTGCGTCAGGAGAAACGGAGTGTGTGGCTGGGTTTTGGATTATTCGGGATAGTGGGCTGGTCGGTTGTTGTTCCTACTTTGCTGGGTGTTGCATCAGGAGTATGGCTTGATAAAAATTATCCGCAGACATTCTCATGGACAATATCCCTGCTGTTCGTGGGCCTGGTGTTAGGATGTCTGCTGGCATGGCACTGGGTTGATAAAGAAAACAAAAAAATGCATAAAAATAATGGAAATGGTAAATGA
- a CDS encoding F0F1 ATP synthase subunit epsilon yields the protein MEPSLMKLKILLPYKVFSENTQVRRIVAETKNGSYGFLPQRLDCVAALVPGIFEYETETQGVVYIAIDEGILIKTGNDVLVSVRNAIGGTDLGKLHELVEKEFLYVDEKEKNINKVMEKMSNSLINSLKKFLKE from the coding sequence ATGGAACCATCATTAATGAAATTAAAGATATTGTTGCCTTATAAAGTGTTTTCTGAAAACACGCAGGTCAGACGTATTGTTGCAGAAACAAAGAATGGCTCTTATGGATTTTTACCACAACGACTTGATTGTGTAGCTGCTTTGGTTCCGGGCATCTTCGAATACGAAACAGAAACACAGGGTGTGGTTTACATTGCTATTGATGAAGGAATATTGATCAAAACAGGAAATGATGTGCTGGTGTCGGTTCGCAATGCGATTGGTGGAACGGATCTTGGGAAACTACATGAGTTGGTGGAAAAAGAATTTTTGTACGTGGACGAGAAAGAAAAAAATATAAATAAAGTCATGGAGAAAATGAGCAATAGTTTAATTAATAGCCTTAAAAAGTTTTTAAAAGAATAA